The Triticum urartu cultivar G1812 chromosome 5, Tu2.1, whole genome shotgun sequence genome contains the following window.
tgtagagatagaccccattgttttatccttagtagcaacgatacgtacgtgtcggttccccttttttcactgggatcaagcaccgtaagatcgaacccactacgaagcacctcttcccattgcaagataaatagatcaagttggccaaacaaaacccaaatatcggagaagaaatacaaggctataagagatcatgcataaaagagatcaaagaaactcaaatactttcatggatataaaaaaagatagatctgatcataaactcgaagttcatccgatcccaagaaacacaccgcaaaaagagttacatcatatggatctccaagagactattgtattgagaatcaagagagagagagaggaagccatctagctactaacgacggacccgaaggtctacaaagaactactcacacattatcggagaggcgccaatggaggtggtgaaccccatccgagatggtgtctagattggatctggtggttctggactctgcggcggctggatcaatatttcgtcgactcccctagggttttgggaatattggggtatttatagagcaaagaggtggtccgaagggcacccgaggtgggcacaacccaccagggcgcacctgggcctcctggcacgccctggtgggttgtgctctcttCGGAGCACCCCAAGGCACAACCagggcccattaggtgtcttatggtccataaaaaatcttcgtaaagtttcatggcatttggactccgtttggtattgattttctatgatgtaaaaaacatggaaaaacagcaactggcacttggcactatgtcaataggttagtaccaaaaaatgatataaaatgattataaaacatcccagattgataatataacaacatggaacaataaaaaattatagataccttggagacgtatcaatagctgcttcggaagtagcaaatgaaggagtctggatgaaggagttcatatctgacctaggtgtaatacctagtgcatcgggtccaatgaaaatcttttgtgacaatactagagcaATAGCCTTgccgaaggaatccagatttcacaagagaaccaaacacatcaagagatgcttcaattccatctgcgatcaagtcaaggaaggagacacagagatttgcaagatacatacggatctgaatgttgcagaaccgttgactaagcctcttccacgagcaaaacatgatcagcaccaagactccatgggtgttagaatcattactatgtaatccagattattgactctagtgcaagtgggagactgaaggaaatatgccctagaggcaataataaagttgttatttatatttctttatatcatgataaatgtttattattcatgctagaattgtattaaccggaaacttagtacatgtgtgaatacatagacaaaactgagtgtccctagtatgcctctacttgactagctcgttaatcaaagatggttaagtttcctaaccatagacatgtgttgtcatttgatgaacaggatcacatcattagagaatgatgtgatggacaagacccatctgttagcttagcattatgatcgtttagttttattgctattgctttcttcatgacttatacatattcctctgactatgagattatgcaactcccgaataccggaggaacactttgtgtgctatcaaacgtcacaacgtaactggttgattataaagatgctctacaggtgtctatgaaggtgtttgttgagttggcatagatcaagattaggatttgtcactctgtgtatcggagaggtatctctgggccctctcggtaatgcacatcactataagccttgcaggcaatgtgaataatgagttagttgcgggacgatgcattacggaacaagtaaagagacttgccggtaacgagattgaactaggtatgatgataccgatgatcgaatctcaggcaagtaacataccgatgacaaagggaatgacgtctgctgttatgcggtttgaccgataaagatcttcgtagaatatgtaggagccaatatgagcatccaggttccgctattggttattgaccggagatgtgtctcggtcatgtctacatagttctcaaacctgtagggtccgcacgcttaacattcgatgatgatttgtattatgagttatgtgttttggtgaccgaagtttgttcggagtcccagatgagatcacggacacaacgaggagtctcgaaatggtcgagaggtaaagatttatgTATTGGAAGGTattattcggacatcggaatggttctgagtgattcgggtattttttcggagtaccgaggggttaccggaacccctcgagGAAGTATTAGGCCAACATGGGCCTAAGGGAGATAGAGGGAAGCCCGCAGGGGATGGCCACGCGCCCCCCTCCttgggagtccgaataggacaaggaggagggggcggcgcccccttccctttccctctccttctccatcctattccctccggtggaagaaaggaaaaaggggggccgaatcctacttggactactaggagtccaagtaggactccgcCCATGGAGCGCCCCTCCTGGCCGCCGGCCTCTCTcgccccctcctttatatacgtggccagggggcaccccaaagacacaacagttgtttcttagccgtctgcggtgcccccctccacagtttactcctccagtcatagcatcgtagtgcttaggcgaagccctgcgcagatcacatcaccaacaccgttgccacgccgtcatgctgacgaaactctcccatgtccctctactggatcaagagctcgagggacgccatcgagttgaatgtgtgctgaacacgaaggtgccgtacattcggtacttggatcgattggatcgtgaagacattcgactacatcaaccgcgttaacacaacgcttccgctttcggtctacgagggtacgtgtacacactctccccctctcgttgatatgcatctcctagatagatgttgtgtgatcgtaggatttttttttttgaaattgcatgctacggtCCCCAACAGCGACCGCCGACGACCATCAtgggagaagaaggaggaggaggagcaggggCATCAATGTGTTGTCGGCATTTCCCATGCAGGAGGCGAGTGCCGGGAGAGCGGGCGAAAGCAGGACTCTTGGTGGAGCGGGAGCAGACGCTTGCCGGTTGCTACGGGTAAGTTATATATGGGAACTTTAGTCCCACATCACAGATTTAGTCGGATTTCCACTGAGTTATAATTGTTTCCTTAAGCAAGGGTATCCCCAAGCAACCATAAAAAGGAGATAGTAACATATACGGTCTAGTATAGGGTACCGTACGGTAGTTGGTATAGTAAGATACAGTCTTAAGGTTGTTGGCAGGGGCTCAGGTATAGGGGAGCTATGAACTATAGCTTTATTTGCCAATATATTAGAGTGGCCTATTTATAAAGGAAAATGGTGATATTATATCCCTAGTATATCTTTACTAGACGTATAGGAACGTGGCCACTCTCTAGTTATGTTATATATCCCTGGCATATCTTTGCTACATTCTGAAACCAAAGCTTTACAGCAGGTACAATAGCCAGCCCTATAGTGTTGTTCTTGTAGTTCCAGTTTCAATTTTGCAAAGAAGAAATTTAAGTAGATGACAATTAATCTTTGTGACGCTTATTTGATGAAGCTACCAAGATAAATTTACTAAACTATGTGTGTTATTATTTATGTTTGGCTGCATCCGTCATGAGGACTAGCTGATCGAATATTTTGTTTCTAGAGTTTAGAGAATAATTATTTCTGTTAGTGGGCCTCCAATATGTTCCCTGTGTGAAGCTTAAAATGATGGAATAGGGAATCTGTGTTGTTGGTATGAACTCTAAACATGAAAGTGTCTTATGTATTGTTAACTTCGATGGTCCATAGAGAAATGCTATCTACTTGGGCTACTTGGTTGATTGGCTTGCCAAAAAATTGATGCATTGGTTGAGTAGGCAAGCTTACAATATGTTTCTTGTTAGGTGCTTGAGATTTGCAAGGACAAAAACCTATTCACATTTTTCCTTGCTGAAGTAATTTTCTTGAAATGTAGCTTTGCATCGTTCTATCATACATGTATTCTAGAAAAATACAAGACATCTGAGTGGCCCAATGGTTGTTAACCCTTATTAGGCTCCTACATGGACGAATCTAATCATGCAATTCATTAGATAGGTTCATAAAATTTTGTAGCTGCGCATCCAATGAAGCACTATGTTGGGTGTTGCTTTCTAGATTTTCTTACCTTCCAGAATTAACAGTCCCACATGTCCATTTTAATTTTACCCTCCTACCGATTTGCATTGTTCATAACATGGATCATATTATTTTGATATATTGTGTTGTTGTTTCCATGTGAAAACATTAATGTTTTTCAtaaatgatgaagcttctacaGTTCATTTTTTGTATTATTAAATGTTGAAGTTGTGTTTCCTGTTAAGTCGCCAATCCTATTGTTGCGTCAACAAAAACATAGGATAAGGTAAGTCATGGACTCTGATCCTTAGAATTCAGACACTTGAGGACTGTTGCTCCAAAATGCACACCCCACGGGGTCACATACATTGTCTGTGCTTGAAGAATGTGTAGAACAGGATCCCCGACACCATGAAGAGGCTCAAGGATGCAAGTCAGATTTGCCAAACTACGATGTGGAATGCATATACCAAAAATACTGGTAAATACTTATGTGCAACATACAAGAACGCCATTAGAGTAACATGTATGTATGTACCTCTCCAGTCGGCATGGGCGTACACGTTAGTGGTGGCGAGGTTTTCTGTTTGGAGGATGTACATAAAGAGAGTGATATTTTTGGCGTCTCTACGTCTCAAGGTAAGTTGGCATGCTCAAAAGCATCCTTTTTTCCTCTGCATCCTCTTTCTGGCACATTTGTTCACAATGCTTGCACGCACATAACAAATGAAAAGACAAATGTCCTAAAAATACATCACAAATTTTCTTCATAAGTGTTTTGCAAGTTCCAACGTGCTTCCTTGGAGAAGATGAAGAACATCAATTTTTCTAAACACATGACATGCCTGCATAGGATGATCAATGACGCAATGTAAGTCTAGCCCAAAAACCATAAGGAAATAAATGAAGGACAATTCTCGGTTTTTAGTTTTTAGTCCTTAGTACCCCTAAGAATGATTTTGAGTTATTCTAAAGATCAGTGCACAACTATCAGTTGTTAGTCTCCATTCATTTGAGTAGTTTCTTGTTTTAGTATACTTGTCATTCTTGAGATATCATTCATACTAGTTTGCATGTACCAAGATATCATTCATACTAGTTTTTGTTTCAGTGCACAACTATCAGTTGTTAGTCTCCATTCATTTTGAGTAGTTCTTGTTTTCATATACTTGTCATTCTTGAGATATCATTCATACTAGTTTGCATGTACCAAGACAGTGTGCGAGATATGCATGTCGAACCACACTAACAAGAACTCATTGGGTTTACCATTTGGGCCCTATAGGGTGGGCTGAGGGTTGGAAAGCCCGGCAGGGTAATGGGTGGTGTGGAGCTGAACATTGAGACCAAGTGGGATCCGACATGAAGGCCAAGTGAAATCAGATGAATTTTCTTACAAACGGAGGAATGAACTCAACTCAAAGCAACAGATACACGTGTAAATTTGCCATTGGTCAAAAGATGACCTGGAGCAAAATGAAAAACACATGTCTGATGGTTATATTACACACACCCATCCTAATATTCCAATTGTCCACATATGTCTTGTTCTTCACCCACCTCTAAGAGCGTCTCCAGCAGCATGTGTATATTTTGTTTTGCATATATCCATATAAGCAATGGTCAAAAACGATTTCCTTTTTCTCTCCTTTATTTCAACACATCTTGTAACTATCAATTCAACAAGTATGATTCAAATGGTTTGTAGTTGCAAAGGTTATAATGCTAACAACTACTTTTCAAACAACTATATTTTTAGTGGCTAGTTTTTCGACGGCTATCTTCCAACGGCAAGTTTTCAACGGCCATATTACATGCCTATACATACCACCCCTCCCACCTATCTCTCAGCACTCCTGAATCCACCTGTCTTGTCTCCCACAACACAATGAGTGGATGTGGATTCGTTTTGGATATGCTCATGGGTTCATCGACGTCTTCATCCAACGATGACAAACTCATCCTTGCAGCATTCGCAAAGGAGGGGGGATGCTCAACGCCAAAGCGGTTCCGAGCCGAGATATCAAACTCTAGATTGCGGAAGATATGCCAGATTTCTCACAGTGCGAGGACTACCTCAAACAAAACCCTCGATATCCCATAAATTATTTTCGACGAAGGATGGTTATCACTTTGTTCTTTATTTGCCTATTTTTACCCCCTTCCCGGTTAAGTTTTAACAAGTCAGCCGGACCAAGCCTTTGAATCAAAACAAGAGGTTTGTTCACATGAAGAGATATTTTTTAAGTTGGAACTTGAACCAATTCAAAGCTTGCTTTGAATCGCTTTTCTGCAACACTACTACTACACATGTAATAATTTTAGTACCGCTATTGGTTAGGTGCCTGATTTTCTTTGGCGTCAATCGAATTTTGGAACCTGCCGACATTATATCATTCTTTTTCTTCCTCCCTGCTTCACCGACAACGTCAGCCTAATCGCCAGCTCCCGCCTCCCACGACCTATGACGCTCGCGCTTGCCACCTCTCCCCGCCCTTCCCTTAACCGCTGTTCACTACCATGTTGTCGCTGCTCCAGCCATCCTTCTAACACCCCCGCCCTCGGTTTCTCGAGCTCGACGATAACCCTTCACTCCCGACCCAAACAGTCAACCCTCGGAGACACTCCCACCATCGACGCCACGGCGAGCACTGGCCCTCGCTCACTCGCGGCTCACACTCATTGTGGAGTCCATGACCGGCCCTCCTCATGTGCGGGGCAAAGCCAAAATCGACAGAATTCTCAGCCGCATGATGATTAGCAGAAGATTAATATTTTTTCGCACAAAATAATTGTGACGAACCAAATCAGCCTTTATTATAACTTTAACAATTGAAAGTATGCGCTCTCCCTTTTTCAGGAAAAGAACAGCATGTGCTTACTCATGCTCTTTTCACCTCACTCGGTTGAATCAAAACATCAGTTCTTAGACACGAAATCGCCGTTTTCTAAAAGGCACGTGAGTAATTTCGGCAGCGGAAACAGAGACGAAATCAGCAGGAAGCCAACAGAGACCGGCTCCAGTCAACTTCGCCGTGCTCGTCAAGTTTCTAGAAAAATATGTCGTGCTCAATTAGCTCACTCCGTTGGTATATAAAAATGGCGACGCAGCAAAGATGTCTCCCATTCCAAGCTGCCTACCGCACACACTAGCCGCGAGCAGTACCATCACTACTGGCCAAAACGTGACCCCCTCCAGTCAACTTCCTCGTCGCCACCACACGACCGCACCTCTCCCATGGCGTCCTCCTCGCCGCCGCACGTCGTGGAGGACGTGCCCCCGTTCCTGCAGCTCCTCAGCGACGGCACGGTGATCCGCTTCACTGACGCCTACCCGCTCCCCgtcccgtcgccgccgcccggccAGCCCGTCGTCGACTGGAAGGACGTTCTGTACGACGCCAGCCACGGCCTCAAGCTCCGCATCTACAGGCCggcggcggcctcctcctccggGAACAAGCTCCCGGTGATCGTCTACTTCCACGGCGGCGGGTACAGCATCGGTAGCTTCGACATGCCCAACTTCCATGCGTGCTGCGTCCGCCTCACCGGCGAGCTCCCGGCTTTGGTGCTCTCTGCAGACTACCGCCTCGCCCCCGAGCACCGCTTCCCCGCGGGTCTCGACGACGCGGCGAACGTCGTGTCCTGGGTGCGCGCCCAGGCAGCGGCTGTTGGGGACAACGCCGACCCATGGCTCTCGGAGACGGCGAACTTCGGCCGGGTGTTCGTCGCCGGGGACTCGGCCGGCGGGGGCGTCGTCCACCACACGGCCGTCCGCCTCGCGTCGGGCCGGCTAGGCCCCCTCGACCCCGTTCGCGTCGCCGGGTGCGCGATGCTCTGCCCGATGTTCGGCGGGGAGGAGAGGACGGCGTCGGAGGCGGAGTTCCCGCCGGGCCCGTTCCTGTCGCTGCCGGCGGTCGACCAGGCGTGGCGCCTGGTGCTGCCGCCTGGGTCCACGAGGGACCACCCGCTGGCCAACCCGTTCGGCCCGGACAGCCCGGCCCTTGACGGCGTCGCGCTGCCTCCGATGCTCGTTGTGGCCGCCGCGCGCGACCTGCTGCGCGACCGCGCCGCGGACTATGCCGCGAGGCTCAAGGCCATGGGGAAGCCGGTGGAGCTCGTGGAGTTCGAGGGGCAGCACCACGGGTTCTTCGCGGTCGAGCCGTACGGCGACGCCGGCAGCGAGGTGGTCCGGCTCGTCAAACGGTTTGTCTACGGCAACGGCGGCGCCTCCGACTAAATTGGAGATCGAGCAAAGCTGTTgagggctcctttgattcaaaggataTCTTTAGAATTTTTGGAGGATTGAAATCCTTAGAAATTTTTTTTATAACGGCCCTTTAATTCATAGAATTGGATCTTATAAAAATTTATCCTATGAAATCTTTTGTACTACATTTCATAGAAAATCtaacatccactccaacctcttttTACATTTTCTTTGTTTTTTATGTGGCATCAAACACTCTTTGTTAATTCTATAGGATTCAAATTGACATGCCACTGCAATCCTATACTTTTCATATTCCtacattttcaaaatcctgtgaatcaaagaggTGTACGCTGCCTTGTGGAGTTCGAGTGGAGTCACATTTTGTTTTGGACACTCGTATGTCATACACCTCAAAATACAAAGATGCCATAAGCTTAGACATATTTTTTTTCTCTGCATTTGATTTGAATGTATTGCCAATTTATTAAGGATTTAGTTACAAATCAAATGTCAAATTTTTTTAGCATGAATAATCATACGTCCAAGATGACAAATTATGTTGCCGCGAGCAGTTTTCTTTAACAAACATGGCAAATATGTTTTTTTTTGTTGCCAGGATTTGTCATGCTTATCTATACTATCaataaacaagcaaacatattcATTGCTAAGTGCACACGGCCTTATGTACACACAACAACACGAATCAATTATAGCCTCACGATCAGCGACACTTAATTTAATCTAACCGTTAAAATTATATTAACCCACGTCAAAAGTGTGTTTAGCCATTTATCTAGGCAGACGAAAACTCTGCCGAGAAAGTTCCCCGCCCCGCATCCGTTCGTGTATCTATATCTATACTAttattaaacaagcaaacatattcATCGCTAAGTGCACACAGCCTTACGTACACACAACAATACGAATCAATTACAGCCTCACGATCAGCGACACTTAATTTAATCTAACCGTTAAAATTATATTAACCCACGTCAAAAGTGTGTTTAACCATTTGTCTAGGTGGACGAAAACTCTGCCAAAAAAGTTCCCCGCCCCACATCCCGCTCATGTATCCTATAAACTAGGAAACAAACACCGTGAGAATAAATAAGACgtttgaaaaagagaaagaaaataacTACCATGCATGCGGAGGAGCAATCGGTGGAAACTTACAACGCGGGAGAACAGGGTCGCATGCACCAGGTAATTATTGTGCTCCCACTAATCAAGGTAGAAAACAAAGAATCTatatctatactactattaaacAAGCAAATATATTCATCGCTAAGTGCATACAGCCTTACGTACACACAACAACACGAATCAATTACAGCCTCACGATCAGCAACACTTAATTTAATCTAACCATTAAAATTATATTAACCCACGTCAAAAGTGCGTTTAACCATTTGTCTAGGCGACGAAAACTCTGCCGAGAAAGTTCCCCGCCCCACATCCCGTTCATGTATCCTATAAACTAGGAAACAAACACCGCGAGAATAAATAAGACgtttgaaaaagagaaagaaaataacCATCATGCATGCGGAGGAGCAATCAGTGGAAACTTACCGCGCGGGAGAACAGGGTCGCATGCACCAGGTATGTATTGTGCTCCCGCTAATCAAGGTAGAAAACAAAGAAAATTAAAGCAAAACCATCTTGGATATTCGTCCTGCAAATACGACGCCTTAATACGAACAAAGGCGTGGCCCAGCGGCTCTTCACGTCGCTCACCGGCGCAGCGAACATGTTTGCCGCCGACGTCCGCGCTGCCATGGGCAGGAGCCCGGACCGTTTGCGCTACTGGCACGCCTTCTCGACATGGTATTCCACGGCCGACGCGGTAAAAAATGATCTCTTCATTCAATTGGGCAAGAACCTTTCCGCCGCCGTTGAGGAAGTCTTCAAGCTTCTCGGTCATGCGTGTGATGCCTTCTCCTCCGGCCCCTATGACGCCGCAGCCGTCTCCCATCGTGCAGGATTAGTTCCGATCGTGCCACTCGGTGATGCCGCTCGCGCCCGAGGCGCCGTCGTCTGTCCGGCGAAAAGAAGAGTAGGTCTCGGCCAACGTGCATGCAGAGAAACCTGGATGGTCAGACGAACTCAGACCGCCGCCGTAATCACTATAGACGTACGTCAGTACGTGTACGGCTCCTTCCATGGCACACGGAATCTTTCCTCGAGGGCAGGAGGCTCGCCAGGTCGGCCATGCGGCATGCGCGCATCGTCGATGTCGTCAGGACGGATACAACACCTTCAAGCTATACTCCCCCTCTTCGTCTTCTCCATCTTCATTACAGTGGAATCTACTCTCTCTGTACCGAAATAGTTGTCGCTGGAGTAGCTGAACTTCAGCTACTCCAGCGACAACTATTTCGGTACAGAGGGAGTAGCTAGCTGCACTAACGTGTCCCCAGCAGCCCCGCCTCCATGTCTGGTGAGAAGAAACCCTACAATATGCATGCATCTTGTCAACCCCCTCTTATATTCTCAGCCATATAGCAACGTTTGAGGCAGGAACTACAATTACTTTAGCTAGTGGGATCTATTATGCGAGTGAACGGACATGCCATAGGGCACACGTGAGTCCCCTGGGTGCTCTTTGTATTACTATTCTTATTTTTCTGTTGGTTCTAATCTTCTTGATCCTTTTCGCAGGATAGTACTGTACATGTTTGTGATACTTCTATCTACTAATCTTCTTGATCCATTCCTTGTTGTGGGCAAAATGAGTTGAATTTCTTTAGTTCAAGGTTTGTTTATTGCTACCTCCTAATAGCTGTCCAATTCCTGGTAGAGGTAACTCTTTTTGTTGTATCCAGGCACGCCTTGCGAAGACTAGCACATTGTGAAATACTACCTTCGTCAAGAGATACATCTGTTTCGGTGACAACTAATATGGGACAGAGGGAGCATAACCCATCTGTGTGTGTAACCTTTTGAGAAAGGGAGATAGAAGTTTATAGTGACACAATTGAAAACTACAAGAACGTATTGCCAAGAAGAGCATGTTGTGCAATATAACAAAGAGTACACAGTTATGTGTTTGGAGTTCTtaggggtgggggggggggtggcaAGCAAGGGGGGATATTGAGCTGGATGGACATTTGTCAGCAGTGACAAACTTAGATTGGGGATGTGACGAGGTGCATATGCAGGATACATTGCAATGCATGGGCAGCTAACTTGATCTGCTATAAGTGTGAGTAATCTCATTTGAATACATTACCATCCATTCAATAGATTTGTACTCACTTTATTGTTCGGCATAGTTGAATTGTCTGTGTCAAAAATGCATATGATTTTATTTTGTATGCTCACCCTAGATGCCACCACACAATTACAACTTATAATAACCGGTTCTTTTAGAATTAAATGGAAGTACATACTGATTTCAGCTTCTATGTAAATGTTTGATAGATTCCCCTTCAATCTGAATCACAAGAAATGGAGAGTTCACCTAGAGTCCGTGGAAGAAATCTACATGCCATCATGAGGAAAGAGGGAACAACCTGGTATGCGATACCGAAGAGTGTAGATTGTATTCTATTATCTTTTTTAAACAGGTCTTTTTTTGGGACCAATTTATGTTGCATACTGAAACTGTGTTCTATAGTATAATCATGTTGTTCTAAGAAGTATCAAACTGGAATTAAGTTGTCGACTGACTTGATATGTGTAACAGTGGGGGTTTGGAGGATTAATTAGTATATTTAAGCCCAATGATTCAATGTGTTCAACAATGGGGTTTTGGAGGATTAATTAGTAGATTTAATGTTCATCGTTTACTACCTATAGATACTGAATGGATGAAACAATATATTATTATTTTATGAGGCAATGTGACCACCATGGTGTGCAATTTACCTAAGAATACATCCTAAGTGATATTTTTCTCGGACGTGCGGTGCACGTGCCAGCTTACTAGTTAAACAAATTTACTATCCTCACGGCAACATAATTCGACATAAAAACATTAAATTTGGTGAAATGCAGCTGGTG
Protein-coding sequences here:
- the LOC125506091 gene encoding probable carboxylesterase 15, yielding MASSSPPHVVEDVPPFLQLLSDGTVIRFTDAYPLPVPSPPPGQPVVDWKDVLYDASHGLKLRIYRPAAASSSGNKLPVIVYFHGGGYSIGSFDMPNFHACCVRLTGELPALVLSADYRLAPEHRFPAGLDDAANVVSWVRAQAAAVGDNADPWLSETANFGRVFVAGDSAGGGVVHHTAVRLASGRLGPLDPVRVAGCAMLCPMFGGEERTASEAEFPPGPFLSLPAVDQAWRLVLPPGSTRDHPLANPFGPDSPALDGVALPPMLVVAAARDLLRDRAADYAARLKAMGKPVELVEFEGQHHGFFAVEPYGDAGSEVVRLVKRFVYGNGGASD